One segment of Anatilimnocola aggregata DNA contains the following:
- a CDS encoding HNH endonuclease, which produces MRRQIREHYGGCCAYCRSAEDLTVSIFEIEHIEPRAAGGLTKFENLCFACPTCNRYKADRLMAEDPQSRAAVKPFHPQRDRWEDHFGWSVDSAEILALTPCGRAKIELLRMNRSQLVRVRRLWVEMGEHPPTFRTF; this is translated from the coding sequence ATGCGTAGGCAAATTCGCGAACACTATGGCGGGTGCTGCGCTTATTGCCGATCGGCCGAAGATTTGACTGTCTCGATCTTCGAAATCGAACACATTGAACCTCGCGCAGCGGGCGGACTAACCAAGTTCGAGAATCTTTGTTTCGCCTGCCCCACTTGCAATCGCTACAAGGCCGATCGTTTGATGGCGGAAGATCCGCAAAGCCGGGCGGCGGTAAAACCGTTTCATCCTCAGCGAGACCGTTGGGAAGATCACTTCGGTTGGAGTGTCGACTCTGCTGAAATCTTAGCCTTGACGCCCTGTGGCCGAGCCAAGATTGAATTGCTGCGAATGAACCGCTCACAACTCGTTCGAGTGCGCCGACTGTGGGTCGAAATGGGAGAACACCCACCGACCTTCCGAACTTTTTAG